From one bacterium genomic stretch:
- a CDS encoding IS1380 family transposase, translating into MSKMKLDVSERINGHGVGGLGLIHQMVQRIGLPETIDSQLKLLKIHRPYSESDHVLAIAYNTLAGGASLEDMERQRQNEALLNNLGARTLPDPTTAGDFCRRFETAARVDTLMDAINDVRVKVWRDQAEDFLEEAVIDGDGSIVETTGECKEGMSLSYKGTWGYQPLLISLANTQEPLFLVNRAASAQSASGAAEYYDRAIEACRRAGFKKVRARGDSAFSQSEHLDRWDCDGVQFVFGFQYARGLQPRIEAIEAKSWTSLKRPAKPAPATDPRVRPENVKQRIVTENGYKNIRLKSEAVAEFEHRPTKCERSYRMIVLRKELETYRGQELLFEEYRYFLYITNDRVMTPDEVVRESNLRCGQEKLIGELKNKVRSLRAPLGDLVSNWAWMVMSTLAWSLKAWAALSLPRGGRWGEKHEEDRTRLLGMGFRNFVESMIRVPVQVIVAARQIRVRLLAWNSEQRVFLRLADVVERPMLC; encoded by the coding sequence ATGTCGAAGATGAAGCTCGATGTGTCGGAGCGGATCAACGGGCATGGCGTTGGCGGACTGGGGCTGATCCACCAGATGGTGCAGCGAATAGGCCTGCCGGAGACGATCGACAGCCAGTTGAAGCTGCTGAAGATCCACCGCCCCTATTCCGAATCGGATCACGTCCTCGCGATCGCCTACAACACCCTGGCTGGCGGCGCGTCACTCGAGGACATGGAACGGCAACGGCAGAACGAGGCGCTGCTGAACAACCTTGGCGCTCGGACTCTTCCGGATCCGACGACGGCCGGCGACTTCTGCCGGCGCTTCGAAACAGCCGCCAGGGTCGACACCCTCATGGATGCGATCAACGATGTTCGCGTCAAGGTTTGGCGAGACCAAGCGGAGGACTTTTTGGAGGAGGCCGTCATCGATGGAGATGGCTCTATCGTCGAAACGACGGGCGAGTGCAAAGAGGGCATGTCCCTGTCCTACAAGGGCACCTGGGGCTACCAGCCGCTCCTGATTTCCCTCGCCAACACGCAAGAGCCGCTCTTCCTGGTGAATCGAGCGGCGAGCGCCCAATCAGCGAGCGGGGCTGCGGAGTACTACGACCGTGCGATCGAGGCCTGTCGCCGGGCCGGTTTCAAGAAGGTCCGAGCGAGGGGTGACTCGGCCTTCAGCCAGTCCGAGCACCTTGACAGGTGGGACTGCGACGGAGTCCAGTTCGTGTTCGGATTCCAGTACGCACGCGGCTTACAGCCGCGAATCGAGGCCATCGAAGCCAAGAGCTGGACATCGCTGAAGCGCCCAGCCAAGCCTGCTCCAGCAACAGATCCACGAGTTCGGCCCGAGAACGTGAAGCAGCGGATCGTGACCGAGAACGGCTACAAAAACATCCGCCTGAAGAGCGAAGCGGTGGCCGAGTTCGAACACCGACCAACGAAGTGTGAGCGGTCCTACCGAATGATCGTGCTTCGCAAGGAACTCGAGACGTACAGAGGGCAGGAGCTGCTCTTCGAGGAGTATCGGTACTTCCTGTACATCACGAACGACCGGGTAATGACTCCCGATGAAGTCGTCCGCGAGTCGAACCTCCGCTGTGGTCAAGAGAAGCTGATCGGCGAACTGAAGAACAAGGTTCGGTCCCTTCGTGCGCCGTTGGGAGATCTCGTCAGCAACTGGGCGTGGATGGTCATGTCGACGTTGGCGTGGAGTCTGAAGGCGTGGGCCGCGCTCAGTCTTCCGCGAGGTGGTCGTTGGGGGGAGAAGCACGAGGAGGATCGCACTCGGCTCCTGGGAATGGGATTCCGGAACTTTGTTGAGTCCATGATCC